TCTTCTATAAATTTTTGAACAGTAGAAGAAATGGTTCCGATGCGCACACCGGCTCTAACCTGATCAATTGCCAAGTATAGTGACTTTTCAGTCAACTCTAATAGTGTATCATACTTTTTGTCCTTTGAGTTACCACAAATTACACTTATTGCTGAATCTGCATGGTATTTTTCAAATACACATCCAGCATCTATTGATACAATATCGCCATCTTGCAGAACTCTATCTCTAGGTATTCCATGAATCAATTGTTCATTGATTGATATACAAATGTGAGCAGGAAATCCACCATAACCTTTAAAGTTACTTGTACATCCTTTACTTGTTATAAAGTCAATGAAAAATTTATCTAATTCTAGACAATTTGTTCCTGGTTTTACAAGTTTTCTTAATTCATGTAAAGCTTCGCCAAGAACTTGTCCAGCATATCTCATTTTCTCAATTTGTTGAGCATTTTTAATTGTAATTGCCATTAAATTAGGCACCCA
This genomic interval from Spiroplasma monobiae MQ-1 contains the following:
- the map gene encoding type I methionyl aminopeptidase, translated to MAITIKNAQQIEKMRYAGQVLGEALHELRKLVKPGTNCLELDKFFIDFITSKGCTSNFKGYGGFPAHICISINEQLIHGIPRDRVLQDGDIVSIDAGCVFEKYHADSAISVICGNSKDKKYDTLLELTEKSLYLAIDQVRAGVRIGTISSTVQKFIEENGYHLPTDYSGHGIGLEMHEDPFVPNVGIENTGMRLVPGMAICIEPMVQIGTNKTVVADDDWTVSSKDGSMTAHFEHTILVTDGDPEVLTLFKPKEETE